One window of Planifilum fulgidum genomic DNA carries:
- a CDS encoding FMN-binding glutamate synthase family protein: MGGMEVTFVWMTAGVAAAALIVAAAVLLLVRPTIEKLVDTGLALTETETYYRNIMTMVSLFQRIDPQILVENSLRADSGKILKRPLGSPKKFPHFEGIMFLPCQMDRLPLKDAEKVDTRTVIGPRARRPLELKIPLIISGMAYGLALSEKVKLALVKAANMAGTAANSGEGPVLPEELREANKYIIQYSRAEWAKDPEILKQADMIEIHIGQGSSAGAPSQVPAKHLRGKAARLMGVAPDGEAEIRSRFPGVSRKGDWRRLVQELRSLTKGVPIGMKLAIGRVEEDLEIALYAGVDFVTLDGAQAATKGTPPILQDDVGLPTVIGLCRAVEYLEKRKKRGRVSLIVSGGIHTPGECLKALALGADAVALGSPLLFASSHTQGSQKVLPWEPPTELAFYTGEKRELYDVDEGAVFAARFLQSLVKEMKLAAAALGKASLKEVGREDLVALDPVSAQITGLPLI; the protein is encoded by the coding sequence ATGGGAGGGATGGAGGTGACCTTCGTCTGGATGACGGCGGGCGTCGCCGCCGCCGCTTTGATCGTTGCCGCGGCCGTCCTGCTTCTGGTCCGGCCGACCATCGAAAAACTGGTGGACACGGGGTTGGCCCTGACGGAAACGGAGACCTACTACAGAAACATCATGACGATGGTTTCCCTCTTCCAGCGCATCGATCCCCAAATCCTGGTGGAGAACAGCCTGAGGGCCGACAGCGGAAAAATCCTGAAGCGTCCCTTGGGAAGCCCCAAGAAATTCCCCCATTTTGAAGGAATCATGTTTCTTCCCTGCCAGATGGACCGGCTGCCCCTGAAGGATGCGGAAAAGGTGGATACCCGGACGGTGATCGGTCCGAGGGCCAGGCGACCGCTGGAGCTTAAGATCCCGCTCATCATAAGCGGGATGGCGTACGGTTTGGCCTTGTCCGAAAAGGTGAAGTTGGCCTTGGTCAAGGCGGCCAACATGGCAGGGACGGCCGCCAACTCCGGCGAAGGTCCCGTTCTCCCCGAGGAGCTCCGGGAGGCGAACAAGTACATCATCCAGTACAGCCGGGCCGAATGGGCCAAAGATCCCGAGATTCTGAAACAAGCGGACATGATCGAGATCCACATCGGGCAGGGCTCATCGGCGGGGGCGCCCAGTCAGGTTCCCGCCAAGCACCTGCGGGGAAAGGCGGCCCGGCTGATGGGGGTGGCGCCCGACGGGGAAGCGGAGATCCGCTCCCGGTTTCCGGGGGTGTCCCGGAAGGGCGATTGGCGCCGGTTGGTCCAGGAGCTGCGCTCCCTCACCAAGGGGGTTCCCATCGGGATGAAACTGGCCATCGGCCGTGTGGAGGAGGATCTGGAAATCGCCCTGTACGCGGGGGTGGATTTCGTCACGCTGGACGGCGCCCAAGCGGCCACCAAGGGGACACCTCCCATTCTCCAGGATGATGTGGGGCTGCCGACGGTGATCGGTTTGTGCCGTGCGGTGGAATATCTGGAGAAACGGAAGAAGCGGGGCCGGGTGAGCCTGATCGTCTCCGGGGGGATCCACACGCCCGGGGAGTGCCTCAAGGCCTTGGCCCTGGGGGCGGATGCGGTCGCCCTCGGTTCTCCTCTCCTGTTTGCCTCCAGCCACACCCAGGGTTCCCAGAAGGTTTTGCCCTGGGAACCGCCCACCGAATTGGCCTTTTACACGGGGGAAAAGAGGGAGTTGTACGATGTGGATGAGGGGGCCGTCTTCGCCGCCCGTTTCTTGCAGTCGTTGGTGAAGGAGATGAAACTGGCCGCCGCCGCCCTGGGAAAGGCTTCGCTCAAGGAGGTGGGAAGGGAGGATCTGGTCGCCCTCGATCCCGTCTC
- a CDS encoding FMN-binding glutamate synthase family protein, with the protein MDVFVSALLAALLVALAAGVFLVFLYRPILKGVTGFVLRLLLTESYAKNMWEFVSSVRRFKPLKIAEGGLRAEYGEILSRPLGTPKKLAGFEGLIFLPAQLATLTTRETHKVDTRTVIGPQAKRPLRLEIPLLISGMGAGVPLTEPVKIALAKGASLAGTATNTGQGPLLPEERKAADKLILQYSRAPWAKTSEELKQADMVEIAVGGGGDAGSPQVIPSRRLSGRLRRLMGLNPDEDARIGSRVPGVEHPDDWPKLVKKLREETGGVPIGVKILPSRVEEDIDRALEAGVDVITIDGAQAGTGESATIVQDDFGLPTIRGLCRAVEHLEKRHARQRVSLIVSGGLYTPGDYLKVLALGADAVALGTAVLFAALHTQITKVLPWEPLTQLIWSGGSSAGQFDVEKASKYVANFLNASVEEMKLAVICLGKKAVSEVGREDLVALDPETARLTGIPLAYGREDSVRTQREKAPQPSL; encoded by the coding sequence ATGGATGTGTTTGTTTCGGCCCTGCTCGCCGCGCTTCTCGTCGCCCTGGCCGCCGGAGTCTTTCTGGTTTTCCTGTACCGGCCGATCCTCAAAGGAGTGACGGGGTTCGTCCTCCGCCTGCTCCTCACCGAATCCTACGCGAAAAACATGTGGGAATTCGTCTCCTCTGTCCGCCGGTTCAAACCCCTGAAGATCGCCGAAGGAGGTCTGCGGGCGGAATACGGGGAAATTTTGTCCCGTCCCCTGGGCACTCCCAAAAAATTGGCCGGTTTTGAGGGATTGATCTTCCTGCCAGCCCAACTGGCCACCCTCACCACCCGCGAAACCCACAAGGTGGACACCCGGACGGTGATCGGCCCGCAGGCGAAACGGCCCTTGCGGCTGGAGATTCCGTTATTGATCAGCGGCATGGGGGCGGGTGTTCCCCTGACGGAACCCGTCAAAATCGCCCTGGCCAAAGGAGCCTCCCTGGCCGGAACCGCGACCAACACCGGACAGGGACCGCTGCTTCCGGAAGAGCGCAAAGCGGCCGACAAACTGATCCTGCAATACAGTCGCGCTCCCTGGGCCAAAACATCGGAGGAACTGAAACAGGCGGACATGGTGGAAATCGCCGTGGGCGGGGGAGGAGACGCGGGTTCCCCCCAGGTGATTCCCTCGCGCCGGCTTTCCGGACGGCTGCGCCGTCTGATGGGATTGAATCCCGATGAAGATGCGCGGATTGGCTCCCGCGTTCCGGGGGTGGAACATCCCGACGACTGGCCGAAGCTGGTGAAAAAGCTGCGGGAAGAAACCGGAGGCGTGCCGATCGGGGTGAAGATCCTCCCGTCCCGGGTGGAGGAGGATATCGACCGGGCCCTCGAGGCGGGCGTCGATGTGATCACCATCGACGGCGCCCAGGCGGGAACGGGGGAATCGGCCACCATCGTCCAGGATGATTTCGGCCTTCCCACCATCCGGGGGCTGTGCCGCGCCGTGGAACACCTGGAAAAGCGCCATGCCAGGCAGAGGGTCAGCTTGATCGTCTCCGGCGGGCTGTATACCCCCGGTGATTATCTGAAGGTCCTCGCCCTCGGGGCCGATGCCGTCGCCCTGGGAACCGCCGTCCTGTTTGCGGCCCTTCACACCCAAATCACCAAGGTTCTCCCCTGGGAACCCCTGACCCAGCTGATCTGGTCCGGCGGATCCTCCGCCGGACAATTTGATGTGGAAAAAGCCTCCAAATACGTCGCCAATTTCCTCAACGCCTCGGTGGAGGAGATGAAACTGGCGGTCATCTGCCTTGGAAAAAAAGCCGTCTCCGAAGTGGGCCGCGAAGACCTCGTCGCCCTCGATCCCGAAACCGCCCGGTTGACCGGAATCCCCCTGGCCTACGGGCGGGAGGATTCCGTCCGGACCCAGCGGGAAAAAGCCCCGCAACCCTCCCTTTAG